One window of Triticum dicoccoides isolate Atlit2015 ecotype Zavitan chromosome 5A, WEW_v2.0, whole genome shotgun sequence genomic DNA carries:
- the LOC119303331 gene encoding uncharacterized protein LOC119303331 has protein sequence MAARVPDLGSDFAQKMLHDLRRRRQRLGFGSPSAASASNAAAASRDACSNSQKPSTSQRPQQAAAAPRSSRPEATTAPRSSHQQQPSTSNAAVASAAKPRRGRPVAADADARAIVPFQGGDAGDRKPEHAVVASSVDVQMAALALALSDGGKLRNMEVVARNGSVFFRQPDTARRGGGGGGGGYLLPPPPPSGGGTGAPAGEVAIGVQDLNDMLMAAYSSGGRRRPDDEARRKLFRGSMDMEEALSMLVMLQDASRYMEGSGSGLKGKENRKGLAAARSARIEEIVDEDSDAERAKNASMQMVVHDKFQSHRNADSSSVIQSGPGSSKINSASEGEKDGSKVRMPSVIAKLMGLENLPSSTSTTTKTVAERKGTERFVKPGAVPRMEIKADAMNRKLPIRIIASEKGQHKIVLSGEWKTNFGDSEMGAAALSNSSSHPATATGNSRQGRLTMREVLRKMVAAERGADEKQEVEERIIHEDKGIAEEIKLQNPVSVGCRADSGKRMDFLKRFRKNSDNNRPVKEEKQSAQEKSAAAGKKQATGMRRLLGRDGEAKSRKAREKLNKENLATAETKAAGKNGKTDQVKHQAQSKHVDRQSKPRKPQNRREMQSETPSRKLENKKAALMPEAGHMKKKPEYTVVTQQENEELAKEHVCFSKPADSTHGEGGLSEPLAIVVRGRNITGAASLDQPLQKITEGSSEKATETPREPQNRRATHSEAPNRKLENKKSLLSEAGHMRKKLEYTVVAQEENEVDAKVNDTISSNKPADSTHGGVGLSEPLTVVVRDSSTAEAISLDQPLQKITEGISDPTIRAETVVHASEDLKFLDQIAIAEINDDRINHTPSETTQIPEIFAEEEQQQQEQQQQQQQQQQQQQQHQQMIVKKQLTEDLKVLDQSTIPETNDEWINHTPSETAQMPETFAEEEQQEQEQQTIVIREAFTEEEEQRQQMIVKEHLTDGSDDHTTTSISTENLQDHKTHVVTCDSLTENQLLLMRLLVKDRYLLETAKAIVRVDAPVSFIDADAGAPNWSVDKGNDLLSDVAREVVRRKGKRSEAMEEVSVARTANLRLQYLDDLVRELDGDVESLDMSKSKRTQQQGDNRAAENLRRILESDIQNDHPDANSTWDFGWNRVWELPMEKGDVVRDLEKNILGGIITDVARDLIGVSVRHGCCPCVA, from the exons ATGGCCGCCAGGGTGCCTGACCTCGGCTCCGACTTCGCCCAGAAGATGCTGCACGACCTCCGCCGACGCCGCCAGAGGCTCGGCTTCGGCTCGCCGTCGGCCGCATCGGCGTCGAATGCCGCCGCCGCGTCTCGGG ATGCCTGCTCGAACTCTCAGAAACCATCTACAAGCCAGAGGCCGCAGCAGGCAGCAGCCGCCCCTCGATCGAGCAGACCAGAAGCAACCACGGCACCGAGATCATCA CACCAGCAGCAACCCAGCACCAGCAATGCCGCCGTGGCCAGCGCGGCCAAGCCACGGCGAGGACGCCCtgtcgccgccgacgccgacgcgCGCGCCATCGTGCCGTTCCAGGGAGGAGACGCGGGGGACCGCAAGCCAGAGCATGCCGTCGTCGCGAGCAGCGTCGACGTGCAGATGGCGGCGCTGGCCCTCGCGCTCAGCGACGGCGGGAAGCTCCGGAACATGGAGGTCGTGGCGCGCAACGGCTCCGTCTTCTTCCGCCAGCCGGACACGGcccgtcgcggcggcggcggcggcggcggcggctacctcctgccgccgccgccgccttccggaGGAGGTACAGGCGCGCCCGCCGGCGAAGTGGCGATCGGGGTGCAGGACCTGAACGACATGCTCATGGCGGCCTACTCCTCGGGCGGGAGGAGGAGGCCCGACGACGAGGCCCGGAGGAAGCTCTTCAGAGGGTccatggacatggaggaggcgctgAGCATGCTGGTCATGCTCCAGGACGCCTCCCGGTACATGGAAGGGTCGGGGAGCGGGCTCAAGGGCAAGGAGAACCgcaagggcttggcggcggcgcgcTCCGCGAGGATCGAGGAGATCGTCGACGAAGATTCAGATGCTGAGCGTGCCAAAAATGCTTCCATGCAGATGGTTGTCCACGACAAATTTCAGAGCCATCGGAATGCAGACAGTAGCTCAGTTATTCAGTCTGGTCCAGGCAGCTCCAAGATCAACAGTGCTTCTGAAGGTGAAAAGGATGGCTCGAAGGTGAGGATGCCGAGCGTGATCGCCAAGCTGATGGGGCTGGAGAACCTGCCTTCGTCGACGTCGACGACAACGAAGACCGTCGCGGAGCGCAAGGGGACGGAGAGGTTTGTGAAACCTGGAGCTGTGCCAAGAATGGAGATCAAAGCAGATGCGATGAACCGCAAACTGCCGATACGGATCATAGCTTCAGAGAAGGGTCAGCACAAGATTGTGTTGTCAGGGGAGTGGAAGACAAACTTTGGGGACTCTGAAATGGGTGCTGCTGCACTGTCAAACAGTTCATCACACCCTGCAACTGCAACTGGTAATAGCAGGCAAGGAAGGCTGACCATGAGGGAGGTGCTGAGAAAGATGGTAGCAGCAGAGAGAGGAGCTGATGAAAAACAAGAAGTAGAGGAGAGGATCATCCATGAGGACAAGGGGATTGCTGAAGAAATCAAACTGCAGAACCCCGTCAGCGTCGGGTGCCGCGCCGATTCGGGTAAGAGGATGGATTTTTTGAAGAGATTCAGGAAGAATTCAGACAACAACAGGCCTGTCAAGGAAGAGAAGCAGAGTGCTCAGGAGAAGAGTGCAGCAGCTGGAAAGAAGCAGGCCACTGGCATGAGACGGTTGCTGGGGAGAGACGGCGAGGCGAAATCAAGGAAGGCGAGGGAGAAGCTTAACAAGGAGAACCTTGCCACTGCAGAAACCAAGGCTGCAGGAAAGAATGGGAAGACAGATCAGGTCAAACATCAAGCGCAAAGTAAACATGTAGACAGACAAAGCAAGCCGAGGAAACCGCAGAATCGTCGGGAAATGCAGAGCGAAACGCCGAGTCGGAAGTTGGAAAACAAGAAGGCGGCACTGATGCCAGAAGCAGGGCATATGAAAAAGAAGCCTGAGTATACTGTGGTGACACAACAGGAGAATGAAGAACTTGCAAAAGAACATGTCTGTTTTAGCAAACCAGCAGATAGCACACATGGCGAAGGCGGTTTGTCAGAACCATTGGCAATAGTAGTGAGAGGCCGCAACATAACTGGAGCAGCCTCCTTGGACCAACCATTACAGAAAATAACTGAAGGATCTAGTGAGAAAGCAACTGAAACACCGAGGGAACCGCAAAATCGTCGGGCAACGCATAGCGAAGCACCAAACCGGAAGTTGGAAAACAAGAAGTCACTGTTGTCAGAAGCAGGACATATGAGAAAGAAGCTTGAGTACACTGTAGTGGCACAAGAGGAGAATGAGGTAGATGCAAAAGTAAATGATACTATCAGTTCTAACAAACCAGCAGATAGCACTCATGGCGGAGTCGGTTTGTCGGAACCATTGACAGTGGTAGTGAGAGACAGCAGCACAGCTGAAGCAATTTCTTTGGACCAACCTTTGCAGAAAATAACTGAAGGAATCAGTGATCCTACAATTCGTGCAGAGACTGTTGTACATGCAAGTGAGGATTTGAAGTTCCTTGATCAGATTGCAATTGCTGAGATAAAT GATGATAGGATCAACCACACACCTAGTGAGACTACACAGATACCTGAAATATTTGCCGAGGAAGAACAGCAGcagcaagaacaacaacaacaacaacaacaacaacaacaacaacaacaacaacatcaacaaATGATAGTGAAAAAGCAACTAACTGAGGATTTGAAGGTCTTGGATCAGAGTACGATTCCTGAGACAAAT GATGAATGGATCAACCACACACCTAGTGAGACTGCACAAATGCCTGAAACATTTGCCGAGGAAGAACAACAAGAACAAGAACAACAAACGATAGTGATACGGGAAGCATTTACCGAGGAGGAAGAACAGCGGCAACAAATGATAGTGAAAGAGCATCTAACTGACG GCTCTGATGATCATACCACAACGTCCATCAGTACTGAAAATTTGCAGGATCACAAGACACATGTTGTTACATGCGATTCTTTGACAGAGAACCAACTCCtgctcatgagactgctggtaaaggATCGGTACTTGCTGGAAACCGCAAAGGCGATCGTCAGAGTTGACGCTCCCGTCAGTTTCATCGACGCTGACGCCGGTGCACCGAACTGGTCGGTCGACAAAGGCAACGACCTCCTCTCCGACGTGGCCCGGGAGGTGGTCAGAAGGAAAGGCAAGAGGAGCGAGGCCATGGAGGAGGTCAGCGTGGCGCGCACCGCCAACCTGAGGCTGCAATACCTTGACGATCTCGTCAGAGAGCTGGACGGCGACGTCGAGAGCCTGGACATGTCAAAGTCCAAGAGAACTCAGCAGCAGGGTGACAATCGCGCGGCCGAAAATCTGCGTAGGATACTTGAGAGTGACATTCAGAATGACCACCCAGACGCCAACTCGACGTGGGATTTCGGGTGGAACCGCGTGTGGGAACTGCCGATGGAGAAGGGCGACGTTGTCAGGGATCTGGAGAAGAACATACTGGGTGGCATCATCACCGACGTGGCGAGGGATCTCATCGGAGTATCGGTACGACATGGCTGTTGTCCCTGCGTGGCTTGA
- the LOC119303330 gene encoding uncharacterized protein At1g01500-like, whose amino-acid sequence MGDGVAFEAARKIIMHPLYASRSSPWLDLKVFYVRVSNCMVDESAPDHLTLNHIPLSPDTVIEVNGRRSSMHTEFVSSSLRRDRIDKKTEEATYVSTDSIRMTGSVRFQVFDKNDLLLTGDLELCNANGVVGEPKSSSKKWNIKCQSSASSSGFLKGKMSTGPDSAHPVVEVYVAGTFSGTPIILTKTVQYISRRKSQMKLKLDSIPENEATELHTENSHGDSVKVSEFYDPKSETDVDMDYNSLYSRQDFLEGEDGELSWFNAGVRVGVGIGLGICVGVGLGVGLLVRTYQGTSRNFRRRLP is encoded by the exons ATGGGCGACGGGGTGGCTTTTGAGGCTGCCAGGAAGATCATCATGCACCCGCTCTACGCGTCGAGGTCCTCGCCCTGGCTCGACCTCAAGGTGTTCTACGTGAGGGTCAGCAACTGCATGGTGGACGAGTCCGCGCCGGACCATCTCACGCTCAACCACATCCCGCTGTCCCCCGACACGGTCATCGAGGTCAACGGGCGGCGGAGCAGCATGCACACCGAGTTCGTCTCGTCGTCCCTCAGAAGGGACAGGATCGACAAGAAGACCGAGGAGGCCACGTACGTGAGCACGGATAGCATAAGGATGACGGGGAGCGTAAGGTTCCAGGTGTTTGATAAGAACGATCTCTTGCTCACCGGGGACCTGGAGTTATGCAATGCCAATGGTGTGGTCGGGGAACCGAAGAGCAGCagcaagaaatggaatatcaagtgCCAATCCTCGGCATCGTCTAGTGGTTTCTTGAAGGGGAAGATGTCCACGGGCCCAGACTCTGCGCATCCTGTTGTCGAGGTTTACGTTGCTGGCACTTTCTCTGGCACGCCAATTATATTAACCAAGACGGTCCAGTATATATCACGGAGGAAGTCCCAGATGAAACTGAAGCTGGACTCTATCCCTGAGAATGAAGCAACTGAACTGCATACAGAGAACTCACACGGGGACTCTGTGAAG GTATCAGAATTCTATGATCCCAAGTCTGAGACAGACGTGGACATGGACTATAACAGCTTGTACTCGAGGCAGGACTTTCTAGAGGGCGAGGATGGTGAGCTTTCATGGTTTAATGCTGGCGTGCGGGTTGGAGTCGGGATCGGCCTCGGCATATGCGTGGGCGTCGGGTTGGGTGTTGGCCTGCTGGTCCGGACATACCAAGGCACCAGCAGGAACTTCAGGCGGCGACTGCCCTGA